One genomic window of Tenacibaculum tangerinum includes the following:
- a CDS encoding DUF6252 family protein codes for MKHLLLLVTITFVLSCCSKDDNDPKEPLSPAAQTGAGTFACKVNGQNFIDTSGGYFNCYYQLIDGAYYFGIQGLDSVIDLTSITFGTEKKEINEGNTYILFEILDGNVWGGVGFSSENNPYKFVSTNSQYTGELTITKFDFTNKIVSGTFWFDIKHPTTGETVEIREGRFDTLFTQ; via the coding sequence ATGAAACACCTACTCCTACTAGTTACCATTACATTCGTACTGAGTTGTTGTAGCAAAGACGACAACGACCCCAAAGAACCCCTGTCCCCCGCCGCACAAACAGGCGCAGGCACCTTTGCTTGCAAAGTAAACGGACAAAATTTTATCGATACCAGCGGCGGCTACTTTAATTGCTATTACCAATTGATAGACGGAGCCTATTATTTTGGGATACAAGGTTTGGATTCTGTTATCGATTTAACTTCAATAACTTTTGGAACAGAAAAAAAAGAAATCAATGAGGGAAATACGTACATCCTTTTTGAAATTTTAGATGGAAATGTATGGGGAGGTGTTGGATTTTCTAGTGAAAACAATCCTTATAAATTTGTTTCTACCAATTCCCAATATACGGGCGAACTTACCATTACCAAGTTCGATTTTACCAACAAGATTGTATCGGGGACTTTTTGGTTTGATATCAAACATCCTACCACTGGAGAAACGGTTGAAATACGAGAAGGTCGCTTCGATACCTTGTTTACCCAATAA
- a CDS encoding DUF6252 family protein, with the protein MKHLFLLVTITFALSCCSKDDNDPKEPLPPATQTGAGTFACKVNGQNFIDTSGGYFNCYYQLIDGAYYFGIGGDDDFNPQNIYILTQKREISQNETLSFSEILDGNAYAGCGFSFSPTESYQSYTNSQYTGELTITKLDFTNKIVSGTFWFDIKHPTTGATVEIREGRFDTLFTQ; encoded by the coding sequence ATGAAACACCTATTCCTACTAGTTACCATTACATTCGCACTGAGTTGTTGTAGCAAAGACGACAACGACCCCAAAGAACCCCTTCCACCAGCCACACAAACAGGCGCAGGTACCTTTGCTTGCAAAGTAAACGGACAAAATTTTATCGATACCAGCGGCGGCTACTTTAATTGCTATTACCAATTGATAGACGGAGCCTATTATTTTGGGATTGGTGGCGATGATGATTTTAACCCTCAAAATATCTATATTCTAACTCAAAAAAGGGAAATATCTCAAAATGAGACTTTAAGTTTTTCAGAAATACTAGATGGAAATGCTTATGCTGGGTGTGGATTTAGCTTTTCGCCAACAGAATCCTATCAATCTTATACGAACTCACAATACACGGGTGAACTTACGATTACCAAATTAGATTTTACCAACAAGATTGTATCGGGTACGTTTTGGTTTGACATCAAACATCCTACCACTGGAGCAACGGTTGAAATACGAGAAGGGCGCTTCGATACCTTGTTTACCCAATAA
- a CDS encoding T9SS type A sorting domain-containing protein, with the protein MKNLSFICALLVSCMLTAQTVTNNTWKDQINPIFQGLDKSKVPHAILLDYAMEFTNVPAYNGTLTDSTYISTNVLGSIYKTLFMGKATTSTQYFPKLETVASTWSTARQNYNQTDKSTLVLAGLYYQYATLNPNALNTNKITVSNNKYYDKYSNGVWQNPYLTKQTIAYAPPVNTYNKRSFGVVLPQNLWLSNSASNIQTIQVNFNDGAGYKTLTLGQKIYANYTQNGTYDWVFKTTLTNGAVLYTRTKIKIEAPETDSNGLNKMTNHENNVVISGPNSSFPSWANGAVLRIDYAPAHNGQLTNPFIVAEGFDAGSILTPEVEGGDKTLNDFLNANNSLPRSDNLRNLLLFDSTQEYDIVYIDWQNGTNSIQHNSEVLKNVLAWVNSNKVGSEPNVLLGQSMGGVIGRYTLAKMEADGIAHNVRLFVAHDAPLQGANTPLSFQYFSRHAYDQYTSAPVLYGLVEVVIPTVLNLVELMSLGNLDVAFPSVEDYLTIQDTPAAMQMNYHYVDYNSNPTMAIHNAWQQEFESVGYPTQSRNIAISNGNECAVDHGFAPRAKFINLHDTHNPGFWGDLVHLLATPLAGALTGDIELTFLGLLPGSSKYFFDFDLYANPDVNASNRQVYNGKMRYEKKLLWLIPISHTITKRSKDAPSGYLPFDTYSGGFFDFVDTISFDFEQYLPSGTIVNSRYGFIPVVSALDIKRNNGDVDPTDYHKNYSGGSTPEPALTTGFDNFIVDFMPDTPNNNAHISFQPRNGNWLANELNEAAGLIENCAEFCGNTLITGNNNLCGSGTYSLGTTTTPFWHISGGNSLVTLSLNGTSVTLTQTNTSASGLVTLNANISKTGCGERTVSKEIWVGKPNITTTLEPNVNYVTVYLVGANGTNINEQGITTTTWEKVSGSGGCYASFSGSGFQGLAHGNCTSWNVYAKITATNACGTTTIYRNITPPEPGCEDNFRFAQNPMKSGNSVNRIIIDPCDGTYRTSNTNKARNYQIDIHNSYGEKIYSKTQTATEFDISSLKSGFYIVRFQTTSMKVVSKKLIIE; encoded by the coding sequence ATGAAAAACCTTTCATTTATCTGCGCATTGCTAGTAAGCTGTATGCTGACTGCACAAACGGTTACCAACAACACTTGGAAAGACCAAATCAACCCCATATTTCAAGGACTCGACAAAAGCAAGGTGCCTCATGCCATTTTACTAGATTATGCCATGGAATTTACCAACGTTCCTGCTTACAACGGTACCTTAACCGACAGCACCTATATTTCTACCAATGTATTGGGTAGTATTTACAAAACCCTGTTTATGGGAAAAGCAACTACGAGCACACAATATTTTCCTAAGTTAGAAACCGTTGCCAGTACTTGGAGTACCGCTCGCCAAAACTACAACCAAACCGACAAAAGCACCCTAGTACTGGCAGGCTTGTATTACCAGTACGCTACGTTAAACCCCAATGCACTAAATACCAATAAAATTACGGTAAGCAACAACAAATACTACGACAAGTATAGTAATGGGGTGTGGCAAAACCCCTACTTAACAAAACAAACCATTGCGTATGCACCCCCTGTAAACACCTATAACAAACGAAGTTTTGGCGTGGTATTACCCCAAAACCTGTGGTTAAGCAACAGTGCTAGCAACATCCAAACCATACAAGTAAACTTTAACGATGGCGCAGGCTATAAAACCCTAACGCTTGGTCAAAAAATATACGCCAATTATACCCAAAACGGCACCTACGATTGGGTGTTTAAAACCACACTCACCAACGGGGCTGTTTTATACACGAGAACGAAAATAAAAATTGAGGCACCCGAAACCGACAGCAATGGACTCAACAAAATGACCAACCACGAAAACAACGTTGTTATTTCAGGTCCTAATTCCTCATTTCCATCTTGGGCAAACGGTGCAGTATTACGAATAGACTATGCTCCTGCACACAACGGACAACTGACAAACCCGTTCATTGTAGCCGAAGGCTTTGATGCCGGAAGTATTTTAACCCCAGAAGTTGAAGGTGGGGATAAAACATTAAACGATTTCCTAAATGCAAACAATAGTTTACCAAGATCTGATAATTTAAGAAACCTACTGCTTTTTGACTCTACCCAAGAATACGATATTGTGTATATCGACTGGCAAAACGGTACCAACAGCATTCAGCACAACAGTGAGGTACTAAAAAACGTACTGGCTTGGGTAAACAGCAACAAGGTAGGCAGTGAGCCCAATGTGTTGCTAGGGCAAAGTATGGGTGGTGTTATTGGGCGCTATACGCTTGCTAAGATGGAAGCAGACGGCATAGCCCACAATGTACGCTTGTTTGTTGCACACGATGCGCCTTTGCAAGGGGCAAATACCCCGTTGAGTTTTCAATATTTTTCTCGCCATGCCTACGACCAGTATACTTCGGCACCTGTATTATACGGGTTGGTTGAGGTGGTAATTCCTACTGTTTTAAACCTCGTAGAACTTATGAGTTTAGGCAATCTAGACGTTGCCTTTCCATCGGTAGAAGACTATTTAACCATTCAAGATACACCTGCTGCCATGCAAATGAACTACCATTATGTAGATTATAATAGCAATCCTACCATGGCTATTCACAATGCTTGGCAACAAGAATTTGAAAGTGTGGGCTACCCAACACAATCTCGAAATATTGCCATTAGCAATGGTAACGAGTGTGCTGTAGACCATGGTTTTGCTCCAAGAGCAAAGTTTATCAATCTACACGATACCCACAATCCAGGTTTTTGGGGCGATTTGGTTCATCTACTAGCCACTCCGTTAGCAGGGGCTTTAACTGGAGATATAGAATTAACCTTTTTAGGCTTACTTCCTGGCTCTAGCAAGTATTTTTTTGATTTTGATTTGTATGCAAATCCAGATGTAAACGCTTCGAACAGGCAAGTATACAACGGAAAAATGCGATATGAGAAAAAATTGCTCTGGCTTATTCCTATTTCACATACCATTACAAAACGCTCAAAAGATGCCCCTAGTGGTTATTTACCTTTTGATACCTATTCTGGAGGTTTTTTTGATTTTGTGGATACTATTTCATTCGACTTTGAGCAATACTTACCAAGCGGTACAATAGTTAATTCAAGATATGGTTTTATTCCTGTAGTGAGTGCATTAGACATTAAACGCAATAATGGCGATGTAGATCCTACAGACTATCATAAAAATTACTCGGGTGGTAGTACCCCTGAACCCGCATTAACCACTGGATTTGACAATTTTATTGTCGATTTCATGCCCGATACTCCAAATAATAATGCACACATTTCATTTCAACCTAGAAACGGTAATTGGTTGGCAAACGAACTAAATGAGGCTGCTGGTCTAATAGAAAATTGTGCCGAATTCTGTGGAAATACGCTCATAACTGGAAATAATAACCTATGTGGTTCGGGAACATACAGCCTTGGTACTACCACCACTCCTTTTTGGCATATAAGTGGAGGAAATAGCCTTGTTACTTTATCGCTAAATGGAACATCGGTAACCTTAACGCAAACAAATACCAGTGCCAGCGGACTCGTTACATTAAATGCTAATATCAGCAAAACAGGTTGTGGTGAACGAACAGTAAGCAAAGAAATATGGGTAGGTAAGCCAAATATCACCACAACGCTAGAACCCAATGTAAACTATGTAACCGTATACTTGGTTGGCGCAAACGGCACCAATATTAACGAACAAGGTATAACCACTACAACTTGGGAAAAAGTTTCGGGGAGCGGTGGATGCTACGCTAGTTTTAGCGGTAGTGGTTTTCAAGGATTGGCACATGGAAACTGTACTAGTTGGAATGTATACGCAAAAATAACAGCTACCAACGCTTGCGGTACCACAACAATTTATAGAAACATTACCCCTCCTGAACCAGGTTGTGAAGACAACTTTCGATTTGCTCAAAACCCTATGAAATCTGGAAATAGCGTGAATAGAATAATTATTGACCCCTGTGATGGAACTTATAGAACAAGCAATACCAACAAGGCTAGAAATTATCAAATTGACATTCACAATAGTTATGGCGAAAAGATATACTCTAAAACGCAAACAGCAACTGAATTTGATATAAGTAGCCTGAAAAGTGGCTTTTATATCGTTAGATTTCAAACAACTTCAATGAAAGTAGTATCAAAAAAATTAATTATTGAATAA
- a CDS encoding ComEC/Rec2 family competence protein codes for MKKLLEYPPFHFLLCSIVGILLQFYTQLWNCTPLYLAYTLAGLLAVLYFLKRFQKREVFSLGSWLLFVLLGIGTTYIHNPKNHAAFYEHQLTEHSTSILTIEKVLKTGNYHLKYVAKVSQVDSFKTNGYVLLNLQKDSVLSPLKVGNRIFIKTPFKEVPPPLNPHQFNYKKYLAKQYIYHQVFLNKQQYRELENAASSFIGLSARIREKVQNSLERYSFSANEFAVINALLLGQRQEISKELLQNYTNAGAIHILAISGLHIGILLLLLSYVLKPLEKLPYGILIKTSCIVVLLWSFAFIASLSASVVRAVTMFTFVAIGQSFKRKKVIEYSLISSMFFLLLLKPMFVFDVGFQLSYLAVFGIVWVQPLLYQLWKPKRWLADKVWSLFCVSVAAQVGVLPLSLYYFHQFPGLFMLSNLMIVPFLGIILFFGILVILLALLNILPECIADGYGWVISMMNYFVDWVSKQETFLLKEIPLSFLTMFAWYLFIISLYRVWIRKTTRNSILLLTSIIVLQGVYVYEKYQTSRKNEFIVFHKSRNSIFGKRNGKEVTIHSSLNDSILRQEKLLQSYRIGEQVFSKHIDSVFGITSYKNKQILIVDSLGIYQINGLHNPVVILTNSPKINLSRLISTLKPQQIIADGSNYTSYIHRWKATCYQQKTPFWHTGQKGDYIFKE; via the coding sequence ATGAAAAAATTGTTAGAATACCCGCCTTTTCACTTTTTGTTATGTAGTATTGTCGGAATACTCCTTCAATTTTATACGCAGCTTTGGAATTGTACACCTCTTTACTTAGCATATACTTTGGCAGGTTTGCTAGCTGTTTTGTACTTTTTAAAAAGATTCCAAAAAAGAGAAGTGTTTAGTTTGGGTAGCTGGTTGCTTTTTGTGCTTCTTGGAATTGGTACTACCTATATTCACAACCCGAAAAACCATGCTGCTTTTTACGAACATCAGCTTACTGAACATTCAACATCGATACTTACCATCGAAAAAGTACTAAAAACAGGAAATTACCACCTGAAATACGTTGCCAAGGTTTCGCAGGTTGACTCTTTTAAAACCAACGGATATGTGTTGCTAAACCTTCAAAAAGATAGTGTGTTGAGCCCTTTAAAAGTTGGCAATCGTATTTTTATCAAAACTCCTTTTAAAGAAGTGCCTCCGCCTTTAAATCCGCATCAATTTAATTATAAAAAGTATTTAGCAAAACAATACATCTATCATCAAGTATTTTTAAATAAGCAACAATATAGAGAGCTTGAGAACGCAGCGTCTTCTTTCATCGGCTTATCTGCCCGTATTCGAGAAAAAGTTCAAAACTCTTTAGAAAGATATTCTTTTTCTGCCAATGAATTTGCGGTCATCAATGCTTTATTGCTTGGGCAACGTCAAGAAATCTCTAAAGAATTATTACAAAACTACACCAATGCGGGTGCTATTCATATTCTGGCAATTTCAGGACTGCACATTGGTATTTTACTACTCCTACTCTCCTATGTATTGAAACCTTTAGAAAAGCTTCCGTACGGAATACTTATAAAAACGAGTTGCATCGTAGTGTTACTTTGGTCGTTTGCTTTTATTGCCAGCTTGTCAGCGTCTGTAGTTCGTGCTGTTACCATGTTTACTTTTGTCGCAATTGGTCAGTCTTTCAAGCGGAAAAAAGTGATTGAGTATTCTCTCATTAGTTCTATGTTCTTCCTGCTGTTACTAAAACCTATGTTTGTATTCGATGTAGGGTTTCAACTGAGCTATTTGGCTGTTTTTGGAATTGTTTGGGTACAGCCCTTACTTTATCAACTCTGGAAACCTAAGCGTTGGTTAGCAGATAAAGTTTGGAGTTTATTTTGCGTTTCAGTAGCCGCACAAGTAGGTGTTTTACCGTTAAGTTTGTATTATTTTCATCAGTTTCCAGGGTTATTTATGCTCTCTAACCTGATGATTGTTCCTTTTTTAGGAATCATTTTATTCTTTGGAATTCTTGTTATACTACTGGCTCTATTGAACATACTTCCTGAATGTATCGCCGATGGTTATGGATGGGTTATTTCTATGATGAATTATTTTGTCGATTGGGTTTCTAAGCAAGAAACTTTTTTATTGAAAGAAATTCCGTTGTCTTTTTTAACCATGTTCGCTTGGTATTTGTTTATTATTTCCTTATATCGAGTTTGGATTCGAAAAACCACTAGAAATAGCATTCTTTTGCTAACTTCCATTATAGTGCTGCAAGGAGTTTATGTTTATGAAAAGTATCAAACTAGCCGTAAAAACGAGTTTATTGTTTTTCATAAAAGCCGAAATTCTATTTTTGGAAAAAGGAACGGTAAAGAAGTAACTATTCATAGTTCTTTAAACGATTCTATCCTTCGTCAAGAAAAACTATTGCAGTCTTACAGAATTGGCGAGCAAGTTTTTTCTAAACATATTGATTCGGTGTTTGGCATTACTTCCTACAAAAACAAGCAAATTTTAATTGTAGATAGTTTGGGAATATACCAAATAAACGGACTTCATAATCCTGTAGTAATTCTTACGAACAGTCCGAAAATTAATTTAAGCAGGCTTATTAGCACACTCAAACCACAACAGATTATTGCAGATGGCAGTAATTATACATCGTACATTCATCGGTGGAAAGCAACCTGTTACCAACAAAAAACACCCTTTTGGCATACGGGTCAAAAGGGTGATTATATTTTTAAAGAATAA
- a CDS encoding thioredoxin family protein — MKKIIILAILSFISFGIEAQQNKIQWLSFEEAIELNEKNPKPILVDIYTDWCGWCKRMDKTTYSNKVIVDYVNTHYYPVKLNGEEKEDITFKGKTFTYKENGRRGYHELAASIMKGKMSYPTTIFLNEKIQLLQNVPGYVDAKKFEKIIAYFNEKHYKKTPWKEFEQNFKSAM, encoded by the coding sequence ATGAAAAAAATAATAATACTAGCAATTTTAAGCTTTATTTCATTCGGAATAGAGGCACAACAAAATAAAATACAGTGGCTGTCTTTTGAAGAGGCAATCGAATTAAACGAAAAAAATCCGAAACCTATTTTGGTTGATATATATACTGATTGGTGTGGTTGGTGTAAACGAATGGATAAAACCACTTATAGCAATAAAGTCATTGTCGACTATGTAAATACACACTACTATCCCGTAAAATTAAACGGTGAAGAAAAAGAAGATATTACCTTTAAAGGAAAAACATTTACCTACAAAGAAAACGGAAGAAGAGGGTATCATGAGCTAGCAGCATCGATTATGAAAGGAAAAATGAGCTACCCCACCACTATTTTTCTGAATGAAAAAATACAGCTATTACAAAACGTGCCAGGATATGTAGACGCGAAAAAGTTTGAAAAAATAATAGCCTATTTTAACGAAAAACACTACAAGAAAACACCATGGAAAGAGTTTGAACAAAACTTTAAAAGTGCCATGTAA
- a CDS encoding peptide MFS transporter gives MNTDIENLFKDKVLGHPAGLFVLFFTEMWERFSYYGMRAILVIFLTGAITGSNPGWGWDTSAALSLLGTYALFVYLTPIVGGWLADNKIGYRMAVVIGALLMTLGHASMAIETPTFLYIGIALLIVGNGFFKPNMTSIISKMYAGKDDKKDGAYNIFYMGVNAGAFIGIMLCGWVGEKIGWSYGFGLAGIFMFLGMIQFYLAQPIFGNLGDKPKNENKGMIDTLAENSDNKESTKLNRFSTLDYTLIGVFIVSALIFIINDPLSKIGNIQSLNFTVAGMTDSLFFALLAAISFIVLLIVRIPRYTPIERDRMIAFTIFCLFTIFFWAAFEQAAGSLPIYTRDFTDRVLEGTAGSVFKIIDLLVTVVPMGIITYVLISLFKKTFNKIGLSNIVLGVSFLIVWAIIIYKLYVEFSDPKAEVPITWFAILNSLFIIAFAPLFTKLWDSKYNPPASVKYGLGLIIMAIGFGLLAFATKDIPLGAKTAKLSMFWLVLAYLFHTLGELCLSPMGLSYLSKLVPARMVAFMFGVYYLAIAIGNKLAHYIGGDIEKITEESGLSFFFLIFTIVPIALGLLSFALHPLLKRLMHGVK, from the coding sequence ATGAATACAGATATTGAGAATCTATTTAAAGACAAAGTTTTAGGACATCCGGCAGGATTGTTCGTATTGTTTTTTACAGAAATGTGGGAACGCTTTTCGTACTACGGAATGCGAGCTATTTTAGTAATATTTTTAACAGGGGCCATAACTGGAAGCAATCCCGGTTGGGGATGGGACACATCAGCTGCTCTATCTTTATTAGGAACCTATGCTCTTTTTGTGTATTTAACACCTATTGTTGGTGGTTGGTTAGCCGACAATAAAATTGGGTATCGAATGGCAGTGGTTATCGGAGCATTACTAATGACACTAGGTCATGCATCAATGGCGATCGAAACTCCTACTTTTCTTTATATAGGAATTGCCTTGTTAATTGTAGGAAATGGTTTTTTTAAGCCTAATATGACTTCAATTATCTCAAAGATGTATGCAGGTAAAGATGATAAAAAAGATGGCGCTTACAACATTTTTTATATGGGAGTAAATGCGGGTGCTTTTATAGGAATTATGCTTTGCGGATGGGTAGGTGAGAAAATAGGATGGAGTTATGGTTTTGGCTTGGCTGGTATCTTTATGTTTTTAGGAATGATTCAATTTTATTTAGCGCAACCTATTTTTGGAAACTTAGGCGATAAGCCAAAGAACGAAAATAAAGGAATGATTGACACCTTAGCAGAGAACTCAGATAATAAGGAAAGTACGAAACTCAATAGGTTTTCTACACTTGATTATACCCTAATAGGTGTTTTTATTGTTTCTGCATTGATATTTATTATTAACGACCCATTAAGTAAAATAGGTAATATACAATCGTTAAACTTTACGGTTGCAGGAATGACAGACTCCTTATTCTTTGCACTGTTAGCGGCAATTAGCTTTATTGTATTATTAATTGTTAGAATACCAAGATACACACCAATAGAGCGCGATAGAATGATTGCTTTTACAATTTTCTGTCTATTCACCATTTTCTTCTGGGCAGCCTTCGAACAAGCTGCGGGTTCTTTACCAATTTATACAAGAGATTTTACCGATAGGGTATTGGAAGGAACAGCAGGAAGTGTTTTTAAAATAATTGACCTATTAGTAACAGTTGTTCCTATGGGAATTATAACGTATGTGTTAATAAGCCTTTTTAAGAAAACATTTAATAAAATAGGTTTATCTAACATCGTTTTAGGGGTAAGCTTTTTAATTGTTTGGGCAATTATCATATACAAATTATATGTAGAATTTAGCGACCCTAAAGCAGAAGTTCCAATTACATGGTTTGCTATTTTAAACTCCTTATTTATCATTGCATTTGCACCGCTATTTACGAAGCTATGGGATAGTAAGTACAACCCGCCAGCATCCGTAAAGTACGGTTTAGGTTTAATAATTATGGCGATAGGTTTTGGGCTACTCGCATTTGCAACAAAAGACATTCCTTTAGGAGCTAAGACAGCCAAGTTAAGTATGTTTTGGTTAGTATTAGCTTATTTGTTCCATACATTAGGAGAATTGTGTTTATCTCCGATGGGACTCTCATATTTGAGCAAGTTAGTACCAGCGAGAATGGTAGCATTCATGTTTGGAGTATATTATTTAGCCATTGCAATAGGAAACAAGTTAGCACACTACATAGGAGGTGATATTGAAAAAATTACAGAAGAAAGCGGACTGTCATTTTTCTTCTTAATATTTACGATAGTTCCAATAGCACTCGGACTTCTATCTTTTGCACTTCATCCTTTACTTAAAAGACTAATGCACGGTGTAAAATAG